One stretch of Pelmatolapia mariae isolate MD_Pm_ZW linkage group LG3_W, Pm_UMD_F_2, whole genome shotgun sequence DNA includes these proteins:
- the zgc:194312 gene encoding odorant receptor 131-2, which yields MSRNNTTEVSDYTCVRFYVSTVSFSVLLFFNLIINWTIVREERLRRHARFVLIFHLLVSALVHLGMSSVFYYQIHLGTRLSHSACMAMITILISSASNILLTLTAMALDRFCAVCHPMRYSSVCNKGHWPWLLGVFTWMVALVIPLSLFFKDSDEPYRCGREQLKKGELQKVLFIGLCTLIILYSYVRILVEGRRLGVLNRRNRAGCRTIALHGSQLAVYLLPNFVNFVLSILNKRDFIQPETKELSAVVVFAFFSLAQCFAPVVYGLRKEELLEQLSRRFPCCSRYLKSVLGWTVRANWSHVPYRTRERTMTAQTIISLEASQVPEVPQEETQPVAVRSFSHDQSSCRGNAEDA from the exons ATGTCACGGAACAACACCACGGAGGTCAGCGACTACACCTGCGTACGCTTTTACGTGTCCACGGTTTCTTTCTCCGTGCTGCTTTTCTTCAACCTCATCATCAACTGGACCATCGTGCGCGAGGAGCGGCTCCGGCGTCACGCCCGCTTCGTGCTCATTTTCCACCTGCTGGTGTCCGCGCTGGTTCACCTGGGCATGAGCAGCGTGTTCTACTACCAGATCCACCTGGGCACGCGGCTGTCCCACTCTGCGTGCATGGCAATGATTACCATTTTGATCAGCAGCGCGTCCAACATCCTCCTGACGCTCACCGCGATGGCTCTGGACCGCTTCTGCGCCGTGTGCCACCCGATGCGCTACAGCTCTGTGTGCAATAAGGGCCACTGGCCCTGGCTCCTTGGAGTGTTTACCTGGATGGTGGCGCTGGTGATCCCCCTCAGtctgttttttaaagacagTGATGAGCCCTATCGGTGCGGCCGGGAGCAACTGAAGAAAGGCGAACTACAGAAGGTGCTCTTTATAGGGCTGTGCACGCTGATCATTCTCTACAGCTACGTGAGGATACTCGTGGAGGGACGGCGGCTCGGGGTCCTCAATCGGAGAAATCGGGCAGGATGCAGGACGATCGCCCTTCACGGTTCCCAGCTGGCTGTCTACCTGCTCCCCAACTTTGTGAACTTTGTGCTTTCAATTCTCAACAAGCGGGATTTTATTCAGCCGGAGACCAAGGAGCTGTCCGCCGTTGTCGTTTTTGCTTTCTTCAGTCTGGCGCAGTGCTTTGCGCCAGTTGTTTACGGTTTGCGTAAAGAGGAACTTCTGGAGCAGTTGAGTCGCAGGTTCCCCTGCTGTTCCCGATATCTGAAGAGTGTCCTGGGCTGGACTGTGCGTGCTAACTGGTCTCATGTGCCCTACAGAACGAG GGAGAGAACGATGACGGCTCAGACCATCATTTCCCTGGAAGCCTCGCAAGTCCCAGAAGTCCCGCAAGAGGAAACTCAGCCGGTAGCAGTCAGGAGTTTCTCACATGACCAGAGCTCATGCCGAGGCAACGCGGAGGacgcctga